TAATTCGCCGGTGCAGCCGTTAACGTGCGCGCCAGGTTAGTGCCGGCTGCCATCGCCGTCCCCTTGCTTAAACCGATTTCAACTTCGGCAGCATTCCCGGGTCTGGTGATGACCGACACTTCGTCCAGCTTGAGTTCTGTCTTTTCGCTTTTAAATCCGTTGTAAATGTAAGCAGTCAGAATTACACCTTCCGCTATTGCTTGTGCGGCTATTTTGGCGCACAATTGACCTTCGCCAAAAAGCGACATCGCCGCCGTCACAACATTGTTCTGTAAAGCAACTTTTATTGCCGAACCTGCGATACCGCGCACTTTCTCCATATCGATTTCATTTTGTTTCCCCATGCCGACCACGATCAGTTTCTTGGCTGCCGCCACCGGCGGATAAAGCAGCTTCGTTTCGTATAACTTGCCGGTAAAGTCACCCAGTTCCATCACGCGACGCAGAGCGGTATCAATCGGGTAACCGGAAACTTGCGGCACGGCACCCTCATAGACACCATAAATCCAGGCATCCACCTGCTGTTCGGTAAGAACCCCCTGTTTGCATACCAGTTTCATCAAAAATCCTCCCTCTCCTCCAGCTCATCGAACGCGAATTTTACCTATTATTATTTCGAGTTCAGAAGCAAATCTCCTGTCCGCCATTTGTTACAAATAAGCAAATTCTCAGAACTGCTGCGCATAGGCTCACATGCCAAAACAGGCGCTGTGCAAGCACAGTACCTGTTTTGCTTATTTTATTCTGCGGCCTGCGTCCGGACAACAGCCGCGCAGCGCGGACAGAGTTCGGGATGCTCCGCATCGCTGCCCAGCTGATCGCTGAAATTCCAGCAGCGCACACATTGTTTGCCGCTGGCTGCGACAATCCGAATCTGCAAATCCGGCAGATTCTCCGCCTGCTGACCGTTTTCTAAACTGCCCCGATGCAGCACAACTTGTGAAACGATCAGAATCTCCGCCCATAACGCCTGATTGGCAAAGACAAAATCCTGCAGCGCTCCGTCTTGCAGATACAAATGCACCTTGGCATCCAAGGATTTGCCGATGTGTTTTAGTTGACGTTCCGTTTCCAGAACCTTATTGACTTCCTCGCGTATGGCCAGCAGTTGACTGAATTGCGCTTCTAAATCCGGATTCAGCCATGGCGCTTCCGCTTTTGGCCATGCCGCCAGATGCACCGACGCTTCCGATTCCAGGCCCGCGGAACGCAGCTCCTGCCACATTTCTTCCGCAGTGAAGGAAAGAATGGGAGCCAGCAGACGAATCAGGCTATCGAGTAAATACCAGGCGGCGGTTTGGCCGCTGCGGCGTGCTTGGCTTGTCTTGCCGGAAGCGTACATGCGGTCTTTGATCACATCCAGATAAAAAGCGCTCAAATCCAGGGCGCAAAAACCATGAATCTTGTGATAGACCAGATGGTAATCAAAATCCTCGTAATAAGCGGTCACATCCCGGACTAAACCGGCCAGCCGGCTGATGATCCATTGATCGATCAGAACCATTTCTTGGACAGCGACCCGATCCGCAGCCGGATTAAAATCCGGAATCAAAGAATGCAGGAAGCGCAGGGTATTGCGGATCTTGCGATAGACTTCCGCTACTTGTTTTTGGATTTCCTTGGAATAACGCACATCACCGGCTTTCGCATCGGTGGAAGCTGCCCAAAGGCGCAGCACATCGGCGCCGTTCTGTTTGATCACTTCGCTCGGGTTGACCACATTGCCCAGCGATTTCGACATCTTACGTCCTTCACCGTCCATGACAAAACCGTTGGTCACGACCGCCCGATACGGAGCGCCGCCTCTGGCCGCCACACCGGTCCAAAGAGAGGACTGGAACCACCCGCGATGCTGATCGGCGCCTTCCAGGTAAAGGTCCGCCGGCCAGCTTAAGCCGGGCCATTGTTCCAGCACAGCCACATGAGAAGAACCGGAGTCGAACCAAACATCCATGATATCGGTTTCTTTGCGGAAGTCATGTCCGCCGCAACGCTCACAGGTGAACTCTTTGCCCAGGATTTCCTGCGCCTCTTTGGCATACCAAACATCGGACCCCTCCACGGCAATCAAATCGCGCACAATCCGCAAAGTTTCCGGGGTGATCAATTCTTTGCCGCACTGTTTACAGTAGAAAATCGGCAGACCAACTCCCCAACTGCGCTGACGTGAAATGCACCAGTCGCCGCGGTCTTTGACCATATTGCCGATGCGTTCTTTGCCCCAGCCGGGATACCAATGCACCTTTTCAATTTCATCCATTGCCTGCTGACGGATGCTGTCAACGCTAGCAAACCATTGCTCGGTCGTGCGGAACATGACTGGTTTATGGCAGCGCCAGCAATGCGGATAGGAATGCCTGATTTGACCATGCGCCAACAAACGGCCGGAGGCCTCAAGATCGGCAATGATCACGTCGTTGGCAGCATCCAGCTTCATACCGGCATACTTGCCGGCTTCCGCCGTGAAATGGCCGCTGTTGTCTGTTGGGTTGATCACCGGCAAATGATACTTCTGACCAACATTGAAGTCGTCCTCGCCATGTCCGGGCGCTGTGTGCACACAGCCGGTGCCGGTTTCCAGGGTGACATGATCACCTAAAATCACCAGTGACAAACGATCTGCGATAAACGGATGCTGACAGAGGATCATTTCCAAATCCGCACCTTTATACTCAGCCACAATGCTGCCCTGCGGCAGGTTGCAGGCTTTTATGGTCGCTTCCAACAGAGCCCTGGCAACCACAACCCGCCGCTCACCGCAGTCGTAGAGCACGTAGTCAAAGTCCGGATTCAGACAAATCGCCACATTGGCAGGCAATGTCCAGGGTGTTGTGGTCCAGATGATAAAATCAATCGGTTTTTCAGCCAAAGGCAGCCGCCGGTTCGGATCCTCTTTGACTTCGAAGGCCACGTAAATAGAGTGAGAGTTCTTATCGGCGTATTCGATTTCCGCTTCCGCCAAAACGGTTTCACAGTTCGGACACCAATGCACCGGTTTCAGTCCTTTATAAATTAAACCTTTTTGATACATCGCCGCAAAAACATCCATCTGTTTGGCTTCATATTTGGGTAATAGGGTTAGATACGGATTGTCCCAATCACAGATGATGCCGAGACGTTTCAAGGAAATTCTCTGTTTTTCCATCCAACCGGTGGCAAATTCCGCACATTTTTTACGCAAGTCCAAAACGGAAATTTCATTCAGCTTTAAACCCAGCTGACGAACGGCAGCGTATTCAATCGGCAGACCGTGCATGTCCCAGCCGGGTGTATAGGGTACATCGAAGCCCCGCATCGTCTTATATTTGACGATCACATCCTTGAGGGTTTTATTTAAGACATGACCGATGTGAATGTCACCGTTGGCATATGGCGGTCCGTCATGGAAAATATATTTCGGCGCTGCCGAGCGGGCCTGCCGGATTTGTTGATAAAGATCCGTATCCTCCCAAATTTTCAATTGTTCCGGTTCGCGTTCCGCCAAATTTGCCCGCATGGGAAATTTGGTTTCCGGTAAATTTAAGGTTTTATTATAATCCATTCCTGCTTGCTCCTTTTCTATTTCATTTTTAGCGCATAAAAAAAACCCATCCCTCCAATTGGGACGAGCATTCTCGTGGTACCACCCCGGTTTCCCCTGTGCGAATCCACAGGGACTCAGACGGTTGTTGGACGATCGCCAAAAAACCGCAAGACCGTTAACGTGGCCCATCCGTCTGCAGTTAGACTGGATTTTTTGGCTGCAGCCGCATCCGCGGTGATTTTCGTACAGGGGAGGCTGCACCCGGCTCACAGCACTGCCGGACTCTCTGAAGAAGCCTCAATCCTTGTCTACTCTCCGCATCATAGCGTATGAATACATTCTATTATAACTGCTGAAAGAATGACTGTCAAATAAGATTTTATGATCAGACCTAAATTCTCTTGCGCTTTGAGGAGAACTCGGGTAAAATAGGGAACGTTGAGATTTTTCATAAAGGAGAGACTTTTTTATGGCTGACAAACCTGTTCGCGTGCGGATTGCCCCTTCCCCAACCGGCAACTGCCATGTGGGAACCGCCCGCACCGCTTTGTACAATTACCTTTTTGCCCGTAAGAATCATGGCAAGTTTATTTTACGCATTGACGATACCGATAACAAACGCAACACCAAGGAATCCGAAGAAGGTGTTTTTGCCGGGTTGAAATGGCTGGGTCTCGACTGGGATGAGGGCGCCGATATCGGTGGTCCTTACGGTCCTTACCGTCAGAGTGAGCGGCTCGATATTTATCATCATTACATAC
This window of the Negativicutes bacterium genome carries:
- the ileS gene encoding isoleucine--tRNA ligase; protein product: MDYNKTLNLPETKFPMRANLAEREPEQLKIWEDTDLYQQIRQARSAAPKYIFHDGPPYANGDIHIGHVLNKTLKDVIVKYKTMRGFDVPYTPGWDMHGLPIEYAAVRQLGLKLNEISVLDLRKKCAEFATGWMEKQRISLKRLGIICDWDNPYLTLLPKYEAKQMDVFAAMYQKGLIYKGLKPVHWCPNCETVLAEAEIEYADKNSHSIYVAFEVKEDPNRRLPLAEKPIDFIIWTTTPWTLPANVAICLNPDFDYVLYDCGERRVVVARALLEATIKACNLPQGSIVAEYKGADLEMILCQHPFIADRLSLVILGDHVTLETGTGCVHTAPGHGEDDFNVGQKYHLPVINPTDNSGHFTAEAGKYAGMKLDAANDVIIADLEASGRLLAHGQIRHSYPHCWRCHKPVMFRTTEQWFASVDSIRQQAMDEIEKVHWYPGWGKERIGNMVKDRGDWCISRQRSWGVGLPIFYCKQCGKELITPETLRIVRDLIAVEGSDVWYAKEAQEILGKEFTCERCGGHDFRKETDIMDVWFDSGSSHVAVLEQWPGLSWPADLYLEGADQHRGWFQSSLWTGVAARGGAPYRAVVTNGFVMDGEGRKMSKSLGNVVNPSEVIKQNGADVLRLWAASTDAKAGDVRYSKEIQKQVAEVYRKIRNTLRFLHSLIPDFNPAADRVAVQEMVLIDQWIISRLAGLVRDVTAYYEDFDYHLVYHKIHGFCALDLSAFYLDVIKDRMYASGKTSQARRSGQTAAWYLLDSLIRLLAPILSFTAEEMWQELRSAGLESEASVHLAAWPKAEAPWLNPDLEAQFSQLLAIREEVNKVLETERQLKHIGKSLDAKVHLYLQDGALQDFVFANQALWAEILIVSQVVLHRGSLENGQQAENLPDLQIRIVAASGKQCVRCWNFSDQLGSDAEHPELCPRCAAVVRTQAAE